One part of the Oscillatoria sp. FACHB-1407 genome encodes these proteins:
- a CDS encoding thioredoxin family protein, whose translation MSDQTPNPAPIPNTQPNVDLATRVRNLLIVFVAVVLSTAIFLGLRTETGSSSLSAMAESAIPLEVASTNGKPTLVEFYADWCTSCQAMAGDMNDLKGEYGDRVNFVMLNVDNSKWLPEMLRYRVDGIPHFVFMNGKGEAIASTIGEQPRTIMAANLDALATDATLPYVQINGQFSKVDTAATQTRSDDPRSHGSGVK comes from the coding sequence ATGTCTGACCAAACCCCCAATCCTGCCCCTATCCCAAACACGCAACCCAACGTTGACCTGGCAACCCGTGTTCGCAATCTGTTGATCGTGTTTGTGGCGGTGGTGCTCAGCACAGCGATTTTCTTGGGTCTTCGGACTGAGACCGGGTCTTCGTCCTTGAGCGCGATGGCTGAATCTGCCATTCCCTTAGAGGTGGCGTCTACGAATGGAAAGCCGACGCTGGTTGAGTTTTATGCCGATTGGTGTACCAGTTGTCAGGCGATGGCAGGCGATATGAACGACCTCAAAGGGGAGTATGGCGATCGCGTCAATTTTGTCATGCTCAACGTGGATAACAGCAAATGGCTACCAGAGATGTTGCGCTATCGGGTGGATGGTATCCCCCACTTTGTCTTTATGAATGGCAAGGGAGAGGCGATCGCCAGCACAATTGGCGAACAACCCCGCACGATTATGGCAGCAAATCTGGATGCTCTGGCGACGGATGCGACGTTACCATATGTGCAAATCAACGGACAATTTTCTAAGGTAGACACGGCTGCAACCCAAACCCGCAGTGACGATCCCCGCAGTCATGGCAGTGGGGTAAAGTAA
- a CDS encoding PAS domain S-box protein, with amino-acid sequence MINPKRAIALNNRRFSLRTLLVVPFVLQIVTAVGLVGWLSFLSGQKAVNEVATSLQTELAFRIQRELQGYFESPHSLNRLNSVSFVQGDIDFANAQNVAQFFQQVKISPYVDAVYCATQQEGTFLGVTRVFNEADFQIMLRNSETGGRMNLYSVDSLGNRRLFVEALRKYDARVRPWYKAAVQAERSVWSPVYLDFTTQLPTITASQPVYRETNGQLLGVCATDVILPKDFRNFLINLSIGESGHAFVIERSGSILSSSTDESLISGEGENAKLLQATNSSEPLIRETARQLQTQYGSFEGIQRSLKTEFILDGQRQFVQVLPFKDDRGIDWLIVVVVPESDFMGQIQANTRNTALLCAAALVGAIALGIFASHKISQPLLQVAQASEEIADGNLDQHLQPSSITEIERLSNSFNSMSGQLKDSFAALETKNEELRIAEENYRSIFQNALEGIFQASPNGHFINVNPAMARLYGYDTPEAMLNHMAAIGTQVYVNPESQVEFKRQLEQHGEVKNFAYQIYRQDGSIVWLEENTRAVRGKDGNLLYFEGIVEDITLRKREEEALKRTIEELRIEIDQKKLEQEVTRITESEYFKKLQDEVSNLHSDDV; translated from the coding sequence ATGATCAACCCCAAACGTGCGATCGCCTTGAACAATCGGCGGTTTAGTCTACGAACACTGCTGGTTGTCCCGTTTGTTCTACAAATTGTGACGGCTGTCGGTTTAGTGGGGTGGCTCTCGTTTTTAAGTGGTCAAAAAGCGGTCAACGAGGTGGCGACCTCCCTACAAACAGAATTGGCGTTTCGCATTCAGCGCGAGCTTCAGGGTTATTTTGAAAGCCCCCACTCGCTCAACCGCCTGAATTCTGTCTCGTTTGTGCAGGGAGATATTGACTTTGCCAACGCTCAAAATGTGGCGCAATTTTTTCAGCAGGTGAAGATTTCGCCCTATGTTGATGCGGTGTATTGCGCGACTCAACAGGAGGGCACGTTTCTCGGCGTAACTCGCGTGTTTAATGAGGCTGACTTTCAGATCATGCTGAGGAACAGCGAAACCGGGGGACGGATGAATCTTTACAGCGTGGACAGCCTGGGCAACCGCCGATTGTTTGTTGAAGCGTTGCGTAAGTATGATGCCCGCGTTCGCCCCTGGTACAAGGCTGCTGTGCAAGCCGAGCGATCGGTGTGGAGTCCGGTTTATCTTGATTTCACAACTCAATTACCGACAATTACTGCGAGCCAACCCGTCTACCGCGAGACAAATGGGCAACTGTTGGGGGTGTGTGCGACGGATGTGATTTTGCCGAAGGATTTTCGCAATTTTCTGATCAACCTCTCCATTGGGGAGTCGGGTCACGCCTTTGTGATCGAGCGATCGGGATCGATTTTGTCGAGTTCAACGGATGAGTCGTTGATTTCGGGCGAAGGCGAAAACGCCAAGCTGCTCCAGGCAACCAACAGCAGCGAACCTCTCATTCGAGAGACGGCTCGCCAATTGCAAACCCAATATGGCAGCTTTGAGGGAATTCAGCGATCGCTCAAAACAGAATTTATCCTGGATGGTCAACGGCAATTTGTGCAGGTTCTGCCGTTCAAGGACGATCGGGGGATTGATTGGCTGATTGTGGTGGTTGTGCCGGAATCGGATTTTATGGGGCAAATTCAAGCCAACACTCGCAATACGGCTCTGTTGTGCGCTGCTGCCTTGGTTGGGGCGATCGCTTTAGGCATCTTTGCATCTCACAAAATCTCGCAACCGCTCCTCCAGGTCGCTCAAGCTTCTGAGGAAATCGCAGATGGCAATTTGGATCAACATTTGCAGCCCAGCAGCATCACAGAAATTGAACGATTGTCCAATTCCTTCAACAGTATGTCGGGGCAACTCAAAGACTCTTTTGCGGCTCTGGAAACTAAAAACGAGGAATTACGAATCGCCGAAGAAAACTATCGCAGCATCTTCCAAAATGCGCTGGAGGGGATTTTTCAGGCAAGCCCAAACGGGCACTTTATCAACGTCAATCCTGCGATGGCTCGGCTCTACGGATACGACACTCCGGAGGCGATGCTGAACCACATGGCAGCGATCGGCACTCAAGTGTACGTCAACCCTGAGAGTCAGGTGGAGTTTAAGCGACAGCTAGAACAGCACGGCGAAGTCAAAAACTTTGCTTACCAGATCTATCGCCAGGATGGCAGCATTGTTTGGCTCGAAGAAAACACCCGTGCGGTTCGTGGGAAGGATGGCAATCTGCTCTACTTTGAGGGCATTGTGGAGGATATCACCCTCCGCAAACGGGAGGAGGAAGCCTTAAAACGAACCATTGAGGAACTCCGAATTGAGATCGATCAGAAGAAATTGGAGCAGGAAGTGACCCGCATTACGGAGAGCGAATACTTTAAAAAGTTGCAGGATGAAGTGTCAAACTTGCACAGCGATGATGTCTAA